Part of the Denticeps clupeoides chromosome 3, fDenClu1.1, whole genome shotgun sequence genome, TGGGAATTTGTACTGTTCTAGTGTCCCAGTCATTCATAactaaaatagttttttaacCGTAGAGATGAGTGGAAAAGACTCCATCGACAAATAGTTGCCATTGATGCGCTAAACTTAAAAAGAACGGAGGACCAGTACACAGAGAGGAACATAAAGCGTGAGCTAAACAAGGTAAGTGCCTGTGGGTTCTATGACAAATGTGGAAAAGATATCACAAGGACTTCAGATAAAAACCATATTTTGGTTATTTTATTGGTTAATTATTGTTTGTGCCTGAGCCAGGCATCTTATTGACTTTTATCATTCTCAAAGGCCTACTGTGGCTTTGTCGATACCCACAATGCTAACACCCTTCCAGCCATTGCCACAGGAAATTGGGGGTGTGGGGCCTTCCATGGCGAGTCCAAACTCAAAGGTATCTGCACTCATCTAATTGTGTACCAGTCTTACAGTCAGGAGTTCTGACTGgaaaattttatatttatttgattcACTGGAATTTACTCGATTCCAGCTCTAATTCAGATgatggcagcagcagctgcagggagAGACATGGTGTTCTTCACATTTGGGGACAGAAAGCTCGAGAAGGACCTGATGAAATTGCACCAAAATCTCACAGAACAGAAAAGTACAGTAGGTAAGGTCAACTAAATTATTCTCCTAATTTTCACGTCTGCTCCAGGACTGTAATAGGGGTAAACCTTGTAATTGGAAAGATTTGAAAAGGATTTCACTTATCCATCATTCTCCTTCTTACCAACAGCAAAGATATATGAAACGCTGAAGAGTTATTGCCTGATTAAACGTGGACATGATCCACAACTGGATCTGTTCAAGTTCCTGGATGTTCCGTCTAGTTCTCTTTAGAGCGAGAGATCTTTAAGTATTCTTCATCCTGGAATCAATCCGGAATGTTCTAATGATCTTGTTTGCTCCTGAAGCACTGATATATGGATCTTCTTTTTGTGATTactgtaaatatgtaataatcCTGTATATCTGTAtgagcagaaataaataaattacctGATATCTTTGAGACACTTTTATTGAGTGAAGTAAAACAGATTTCGAACCAGTACAAGGCACAGCAAAAATAAAGATCCTTTGCATGCTGATGGATTTGCAAATCCATGAAATCATCTCCTATTCTGAGGTTTTGGCACAGCGATGAAGGGTATATGACATCACATTTTCTTGGTTTATCAAATGTCTTTGCGTTCACTTAAATTCCGTTGTACTCCGTGCTTCACTCGCAACTTCTGCTTTATGACTCGTATAAAGGTGGATTGTAGCTGTATCACAGCAGTTCTCTCTTGTTTACCAAACTGCCTTGATGCACCCAGAACAGACATGCTTTGCTGCCTCAGTGGCAACTTTAAATAATCACTTTAGTTTAACTGTATGTCTGAAACATATTATTACTTTTCCCTGTCCCTGTTACCAGTTTACTTTCTTGGACTCATTCACACATATAATTAGTCAATTGGCTAACATATGCTTCAACTATTCTTTTAGGAAACACCCATTGATCTGCCATCTGTGAATGAAAGAAGCACAAATAGTTAAGTCATTAAAAATTCTAATAAATGTTAGTAGTAAATAGATGTTACATTTGTGTGAAATTTCTGAAATCTTGCAATCAAGAGTTCATTTTGGGAAAAAAGCAgcatatgaaggaaaaaaaaaaaaaaagtacaaccaATAAGGAAAAATAgtcataaataacaataaaaaaaagaatggaatttATAACAAGCCTCATATggttttaaattcatttaagtAACCCTTAGCAGCAGTATTAAATAAGAATTAATCACTGAATTCTATCTGGAATTCTAATGCATACACCATAATACAACAAAGGGCACCGGTAGCCATATTTATGCACTTTGGTAGTAGTAATAAGACATTATGGTGACTTTGGATATAGGTAAATTGTATTTGAACTTCTCTATATGGCAGTGGCTCACAGTGTACATTCAGGGATGTTTTATTCCAGTGGAATTTCTGAACATCTGAAGACTATAaaacttttaaattaattttccaGTGGTAAGGTAGATCAGCACTGAAGTAATACACAGTAATAATATATACACTGACACAATAAAAACACCAAAAGAACTACAGAACAACTTTGACTAATTAAAATATGTTCAATGTTTTGCATTGTTGTGAGGTAATGTGGTTATAATCATGCATTGAGTTTACTCTACATGTCAACACTTTCTTTGTGAGAACATTTGCTCATTGTATGTACATACAGCTCTCAcaaacagagacacagacagatggCCTAAAGTAGCCAAGATATCCTTTTTCAGGTGGATCGCTGACCTCTACGAAACCTCAgttttaaaacagattaaacACGAAACGTGATTATTACCCTGATCTGTCCACCCATCTTAACTAAAACTAGTACATcaagttcatttaaatgaaaaacattaaaattcatatgcaggatggatggagggatggatggatgtgcaGTTAGCTGCCCCCAAAAGCACTGGAAGAAAGATGTGAGGTCAAGGTGCTAAGACTGGCCCTTGAAGGAGTCCAGGTTGAAAGCTGTCTCCAAGAGACGTTCCAACTCCATGAGATGTGCCTTCTTGTTCCCTGTGGCTGGAGCAGCAGCTGGCCCACGACCTACATACCTACACATTTGTACATAACCGTAGATTAGGGCAAAAGAACAGCAAACAAGAGAAGCAGATCAAAACTTCTCTGCCATTAAGATAGATTCTGAATGAGAGGAGATTACTTACCGAACAGGACGTGCAGAGGAAACAGTTGTAAGGAACCGTGGCTTGATGTAGTCATAATATCCCTGGTTCTTGTGCTCCTCCTGGCACCACACTAACTCTGCCTGTGTGTACTTGTCGGTCTCCGCTTTCATCAGGTCATAGGGGAATGGAGAAAGCTGCAAAAAATTTACTTTCAGAActccattttaaatttaaacagCATTTAGCAACCCCCCGTAATCCAGAGCATCAGTGGAGCAACTcagtgctcactcagggtgatgggttaaatgcagaggacaaatttcactgtgtgcatcgtgtgctgtgctgtgctgctgtgtatcacatgtgacaatcacttcactttagggACAGAGTggtagtaaagtaaagtttgaaCATTCAAccttgtgatcttctggttcttaggcgagtgtcttacccactaggctactaccacccgttaaATCATGCAATCATATTGGTAAAATGTGATTATTTGTACAGTTGCACCCTAAAATTCCATATGATAGCCtaaagaacataaaacattttgggGTTCACGTCTCAGACAGCATACGGGAAAAGTTCACCTGTTCGACGCGAACAATGGCGACAGATTCATCAAGGTTGCGGTTCTTGCGCTCACGTGTGAACTCATAGTACACCTTCCCGGTGCAGAAGAGAACTCGTTTGACTCCTGTTGGGTTCTGAGCAGCAGGGCCCTGCTCTGGGATCACACGGCTGAAGTGTGTGCCTGCAGATACACAAAACTCTAATCTTATTTACACCTATTCACACCTATTGCTTCACAATAGGTGTGAATGTATTTGCTTATTTAGGTTATTGGTATTGgctagtatttttttttgctgcctcTATGTGAAACATTTGACCACCATTTaagtgggaagaaaaaaaaaaaaaaaaacacacacacacacacacacaaccccacTCTACCTGGCAACATATCATCAAAGCTGGACCTGGCCTCTGGATGCCGGAGAAGGGACTTGGGCGTAAATATAATAAGCTGTTGGGAGAAAATATAAGAAGTAAAtacaaacatggaaaaaaagataatgTGAACATGTTTGAGAGGAGGACACACTCACAGGTTTGCGGAACGGCAAGAGGATTTGCCTCCTCAGCACGTGAAAGAAGTTGGCGGGAGTGGAACAGTTGGCTACGATCCAGTTGCAGTCATAAAGCTGCCGCACAGCAAAGTCCTCTGTGATTTTCTGCAGTAGAAAAAAGGCCATGATAAAATAGTTCCGGACTATAATCTTGCTTGGGACTGAAAAACCTGttaatatgtatgttttttttatgatccaCAACTGTCAAATCTTCAGCAACTCAATTAAGGAGGAAAACAGCCAGAGCGTCACTAAGTGCTCCTTCCAGCTTGTgctgaattatttcattttctaataCAGATATTTACACAAAtctattaacatttaataaaatccaCTGTTTGTGCTTTTATAAATACCATATTTGGATTTGTCTCCACCTAAACTACTTACAGGAAATGCATCTGAATCATCGTTGCACATTTGCAGGAACCTCTCTGGACGGGCAGAGGAGTGCTCTGGGCCCTAAGGCCAGAAAGAATATCAGTGCTGCACGGACTACTTTCCAAATCAATTAAGTAAAATGGAGTAAAGTAATTGAAAGAATgacaaaagcaaaaacattacCATGCCTTCCAGACCATGTGGGAGCAGCAGTACAATGCCATTCTGTCGAACCCATTTGGCCTGACCTGGGCAGATGAATTGATCGATGATGCACTGGGCAGTGTTGTGGAAGTCCCCAAACTGGGCCTCCCAAAGGACTAGAGCATTGGGGCTGGCCATGGCGAAGCCCAACTCAAAACCTGTTCACATGGTTGAATTAGTTGTAAAGGACCAGATGTACAGCTGATTACTGAAATCATGAATGAAACACATGCTGAAGAAAAAGATGAACTGACCCAGAACCCCATACTCAGACAAAGAGCTGTTGCAGACAGTGTAAGGTGCCTGCTTGGGACACATGTAGTTCATGGGGATGCAGATTTTCTTGTCCACATTTTGGTCATGTAGCACATGGTGCCGATGGctgaccaagaaaaaaaaaaaaaaaaagactaaaacacaaaatgaaagggAATGGACCAGGGAATGcttacatttgaacattttattaccTGAAGGTGCCTCTCTCCACATCTTGGCCACTGAGGCGGACGTGGATGCCCTCTTTAAGCAGCGAGCCAAAAGCCATGTATTCTGCCAGCGCCCAGTCAATAGAGCGGCTCTCCACCATTGCACACCGGGCCTTCAGAATTCGGCTAAGACCTTTAAAAAGGCCAGtctttgtgtgtaatgtgtaattatACAGACATCAAATCAgtcattaaaaagtaaaacatacATTTGGCAACACAACTATTTTAATTATAGAGTTGGGGGGCAAAGTCAAACTTGGACCATTAGAGGTCAGGATAATTTTCACCGCATCTAAACTATCACTACGCCCTTCTCTTCCATTCAGATTTCTCACAACCAGCATTTCCACCCACCTCCATGAATGGTGAAGTTCTCAACAGGTACAGATGAGGCCACACTACCAATGTGTCTCAGAAGCTCCTCAGATAAGCCTGTTGATGGGCAGCTCATGCTCTTTGGCTGGCCGTCCAGAGTAAAGAAACCTGCAGGCCACATGTGATCATTTTACGCTAAATCGTAATCACATAATATCACTGaagtaatttattaaaaaaaaaaaaaaaaaacagacctggcCAGGGAGAGTCGAGCCAGTGTTTAATATGGAGGATTTTCTCATCTTTGGAACGAGCATGGGCGTCCTCACAGATTTTGTCATATGTAGCTATATCTTCCtgtgaaattaatattttttttccttaaacatacattttatacatacatatatacatacatacatatacatatatatatatatacatacatatacatatacatacatatatatattctaatTATTTGTTCCATTTGTGTGTTAACACTTTTCACCTCATATTCCTTCCTGCTCACAACTCCCTCAGCAATCAGCTTCTCAGCATACTTCTGCAGCACacctttttgctttttaatcTGTTTGTACATGAGGGGCTGCGTGAACATGGGCTCGTCCATCTCATTGTGGCCATTCCGGCGATAGCAAACCTGGAGAGATAAACCACCGCTTAATTAAGAAATTCACTACAAAGCCTAAGTCAAATTCTACTCTTACCCACTTAACGAGGCTAAAAAATTGCTTAAATACATAAGTATTCATTGATATATACTCATGTGCTACTTGTTGCTCACTGACTCATGCCTTACCAGATCCACCACTACATCTTTGTGGAAAGTGGCCCTCCATTCAGCAGccacattacacacatacatcacCGCCTCAGGATCGTCAGCATTCACATGGAAGATGGGTGCATTAACCACCCTAGCCACATCTGTAGGATACGGGGAAGAACGTGCCATGCGGGGGTCAGTAGTAAAGCCAATCTGAAAGCAGAGTTATGACCAGTAATGAGGATCATCCTGAACACCATCTGCACATCacagtttttaattccacatAGCCAAAACAGCCAAGGGACAACTGTGCTAATAGAAGTGCCATAGACTGTGTTTCATGAcatgcaaaacatgcaaaaaaagttttaggCGCAAGACCTGATTGTTAACGACCACATGCACAGTGCCGTGTGTAGTGTAGGAGGGTAGATCACTCAGGTGGAAGGTCTCGTAGACAACGCCCTGCCCTGCAAATGCAGCATCTCCATGCAACAGAATGGACATCACCTAAGGACAAAGACAGAGCAGCTATTTATAAGTCTTGAAGTTTCTTAAATTCTCCTAAATGCAATGAGGggagtaataaataaatgaatgaaatcacaTACCCTGTTCCCCTCAGTGTCGCTGCAGTAAAACTGCTCAGCTTTGGTCTTGCCCTGCACAACAGGGTCCACTGCCTCCAAATGCGAGGGGTTGGCCATCAGGGACAGTGTAATGTTGCGGTCTGTCACACGATTGATCCTTCGGTGGTACATGCCCAGATGATATTTCACATCGCCTGACccctgcagaagcagcagccaAAGAGAGTCACAGCTAATGATTTCAGTTTTCCAAACAGTGATCATACctgtttcacattttaatcaGGTCATTAGTACGCTGAAATGCAGCAGCTCCACGGGTTCTCTGAAATGCTGACCTCATCAGCTGCCTCTAACTTGGAATCAAACTGGCAGAAGATTTGTTCCAGCTCCTTCCTGATTACATTGGCCAGCACATTCAGACGACCCCTaggaaacacagcacagtgttCGAAATGCAATCAGCGTCAGCTTTAGGGAAAAGGCACCGTACACAGGAGGTTTACCTGTGTGGCATGCCCATGATGACGCTCTCCACACCACTCTGACTGGATTTGTCTATGATGGTCTTGAGTGCAGGGATGAGCGACTCACAACCCTCAAGTCCGAATCGCTTCTCAGAGGACCACTTCCTTTGCAGGAAGTCCTCAAACCTGTGGCATGAGTGCAAGAGAATATCAGACACTGGTGCAAACATATAGAGCCCGAGAGGATAAATTGTGGTAAGCCTCAGTATAAGGGTTAAAGAGCCAGACTAGACCTGGTGGATCGGATCATTCGGGCCAGCAGCGTCCTCTTCTCCTCCAAGGTGAACTGCATCAGACCAGGCTTCTCAAACTTCTGCCTGATCCACTGGCACTGTTCCTGGTTATTGATGAACATGAACTCCACCCCGATGTGCTGGCAGTACGCAGCCTACAAGAGTCACAGATTCAGCCTGGAATCATTTTGGAGAACTGAAAAAGGGTTAATCTGCCTGAATAACACGAATATAATGATACACGGTGCAAAACCTTCACTTTAGCTGCTATAGCCAATATAATGGGCGGTCACACGGCATGATGTAACATAAAATGAGGGCGTTTTCACTTCTTCCTTTTGAAAGCATAGGGGCTTCAGAGAACAGACTGACCGTTTgaaactttgcacatttatgcaACTTTTTGCATGATATGAGTTTGGGTTAAAGCAGTCATTGCAGTATGTTCTCACACTGTAACtagtataaatatatgttaTCACAAAATTTTCCAACAGACACTGTAGCTTCTTGGGTATTGTGAATATATTACCTTGACACACCCTGAAAGCAAACAAACCTGCTATTTGAGGTGTTGAAGTATCTGaggctttattttattttgattttgttttgaaaCAGAGTGAATATGCCTCTCTGTTATAGGAATAGCCACCCAGTGGAGTGGAACtacaaaggtcaaaggtcatcccTGCTTATGCTGACAAGCTGTCCCTCTCCTTCCACTGGGCAATGCAGAGGACAGGAATTCTGAACTCCAACAAATGGAAATCTGAACTCACCTCATACAAGACAGCATCCCTAATACCCACAAGGCTGAAAACATGTCTACAGTGCCAGGAAGGTAAGAAAATATAAACCCAACATGACTAAATGAGTCTCCAGTCCTTTTCCATCCATATTCAAACAAGGGCTTGTAACACCCACTGTCCTAAATAAAGTAACAATTTTCATCTGCTCTGTTTCCAGCTAGAGTAATCTAAGATTGTTTTAGAATCCAATTTATTCTTAATTCTGTAGAATTAATATATGGCCACAGATGAGGAGCTGCGGTATTTTGATTCTTATAAATATGATATGTGactatataaaacattttatttatgcctTCCAGTAAGACATAAAAATACTAACTATTTTCACTGGGAAAATGGAAACAGATAATCACTGAGTGTCTACTTTGTACACATTGTACAGGCCAACTGTTGTACCTCTAGACGGCGAATGATCTCCCTCAGGGCCAGAGCAGTCTCGCTGCCCCCAATGTAGGTGGTGGTGGGCAGGCGGAAAACTCTGTCTAAGTCCGACTCGTCCAGCCCATATAAGCCTGGTTCCAAACACAGACAGATGTTGATTCAATggcaacaaacacacagcaaaattgTTCATTGTGTGGTGCCAAAAAATGCAGCAGAAAATGTTTACTTGCAAAAACACATCAAGGAAAAGGcaggagaaaagagaaaaaaggtgcAGGTGAGGAAAGGTGCAGGAAACATCTGTCTGTCAGGGTGGTTGCATGAGAACATGTTTGTGAAGCATTTTAGGAGAAGTTATATAACAATGAAATCATGCAAAAACATGCAGAAGGTAGGCAGCAATAATCATGTCTCATTTATTGGAAAAAGGTTTGTATGACTTGCCTGaatttataatgaattataattAATTGGAAACATATGAAACATTTAATTCAGTGCAAGACCCAAAGAGAGGCGTTCCTTTTAAATCAGTAGAACAGGAAAACCATGTATTTGTTCAAATGGTCTCCTGCACATCATGTTTACATTGACCAAACACAGAGAAGAGAGGAAACCTGCTCTCACTGTGAACATAAAACTTGTTTGTTGTCCAGCTACGGAGAAAGTTCACTGTACCCTCATAGATGGCAGCTTTCCAGGGATGATTCATGAAAGGGTTGCACAGGCACAATcggctttttaaacatttaattcacatataaaatgataaattatttcATTCTAACCACTTCAATAAGGCATACatgctgaaagtgaagtaattgtgatacactgcagcacagcacacggtgacgcaacaaaatgtgtcctctgcttttaaccatccttggtgtgcagccatgacaggtgcccgggtagcagggtgtgggcacggtgctttactcagtggcacctcagtggatcggcattcgaacctgcttccttaaccactaggccaccactacaaaCTCCTAACTCCAGATGGCACTACCCTTAGAAAAGACTGTTGAAGTCACACAATTTTTGGTTAAtagttatattaatatttatgtcagtatgtatcCAGCTGAGCTGGCCAGTTTCAAAAGGAAATGCCACTGATATGTAACAATACTTAAAAACATGCTATTAGTGTAATATCTACAGGTAAACAGAAGGAGGTGTCCCTTTTTCTGATCATGTCCTGCATGCTCAGTCACACAGGTCATTCACAACACAGCAATTGttgtgaagatgaagaagaagatgagTTGACATCTCTGTGATGCCTGTCCCAAAATTGGTAAAGGGTACGGCTGTCAAGATCCtgacaaatgtttaattaagTATCTTAGCCTGCAGTTATTTGCTAGTCAGAGGAGAGGAGTAAAAACACCTGAACTCTGTTATACGCATAAACTCCAGGATATTAATGTAGCAACTAAAATCTTTGAAAAGAAAATCCAATACTGActcttatttatataaattaaagcAGGATAAATGCAAACCTAGTTTGTAACATAGTACATCTAGTGGAGAGTTTTGGGGTTTTCATATCTAATTCTCTCTTTATAAATGAAAATTTTAATTGGTGCTCTGGCCTACTTAAGCTCATGTGAGACCTCAGTCCTTTTTCTGTTGACACTATTGTTCCTCTGCAGCAATACCGTGTGATCTTTCTACAGAAAGCCTAGAGAGCAAAAAACAAACCAGGAGAATACCTTCCATATAGAAcccctttttataaaaaaaaaaaaaaaaaaaaacataagtcaGAATAACAGAAATTACAGACAGATCACTCAGAAAGATAGTGGGGAAGAATGAGGGCGTTAACATACTCAACAAAGCTGAGGGCCCTCACAGTGGCAAAGGGGTTGTGAGCCATGAAGAGAACCTGATGACCCTGCTTTGCATGCAGTTTTACAATCACATGGGTGTGTGGTAAGACAGCTAGATGAGGCACGGTACATTGATGTCAGAACTGAATGGGGAAAGACCACCTTGCATGATAAGAGAATGAAAGGCTAGTTTAATATAATCAGGACAGAGTACACAAGGTCTGATATGAGCACTATCTTATCTCCTCCATGATAATCTTCTCCATCACTACACAGTAGAGTGAATGAAGAAATTATCAATCCAATCAATTCTGCCAAACATTACATCACACATTTTAGTTTTAAGGAATGTCCTCTATGAATGTGGATGAGCTACTGATACaaaccccaccacacacacacacacacacacacacacacacacacacacacacacacacacacacacacacacacacacacgccatataCACCAGTCATCTGTGCTAAAGGATAAGAGCTACTCCACTAGAAACACAGAGATAAGCAAACGGCTCAGCTGATCACGTGGCACATGAGCAGTTTTGAACGGAATAAACCACTGCAGAAGGGACTGGAAGAGTGCCAGATATTCCCACAAGAATATAACTTGCTAACTGCATGactttaaaagcagaaaaaaaagcacggCCAAGCAAAATAAGTGCTCATTGCTCTTGTAAGTGCTTCTGGGCTCATCACAATCTTGTCTGAAATGTGTCTTTGCAGCATTTCGCTGTTAATGACATGAAATGGCTTGAAGGTTTCACTGCCATCACCTGGCCTAGAAAACATTTTAGCttgcaaagaaaatgtgaacAACTTGCTAAAATAAACTATTTAGACTCAAGTGAGCTGATGCAGTAATGCACAATTTATAAATGGGTATTTACTAATGTTATATCCTGCACATTACCACAAAATGGAGACATATTCAACTCACAACTTTGCTTTACTTCGATTCTTGGACTCAcaattgaattaaaatctaaCCTTGAATCAAATTATTCTTAATTCAGTACATGTAtagatcagaatcagaattatGAATTGGTAGGGATTTTTCTTGTAAACAGTTACTATGTGTTAAAGGGCTGACAGAGAAGCAGAAATGGTACTAAAAAGTCACCTAAACTACAAGGTCACCCATGGTGAAAGGTCATGCAAGAGGAACTTGTGAATATTATGTGAATGACATGCTGTATGACCCTCATCTTGAAACAAATTGGACCGAGGGGTATGAAAAGCCAGGGATAGCTTTTCATGCCCCCATTACCAATCCAACTGTTCTTGGTTATAACCTCACCAAGCTTATCCGATGATGTGATTATATCAGTGGGGACGTATGAGTCGAGATCTGCATCCATAATTCCGAGGGGGTCCAGCTGGGCAACGTGGTGCCCGCGAATCTGCAGGGGGAAGGAGTCAGGGAGGAGGACAAACAGGCCGAAAAGCACAGTAGGAGGAAGGCAGTCAGTCAGAGAAACGTGTGAAATTAAAAAGTGGTGAGGAGAAAGCCAGAAGAAAAGTACAGAAAGAGagtataaaaacaatattaaaacaagCCATTCTTTACTGTGCACAAACTGAAAGAATTTTTTTCTCACCGACTTGATGAAAGCCAACAGTAACCGGGGCATTTTCAAAATTTACACAACTGATGCCCAAAGGATCAAGTTTGGCTATGTGATGACCTCTCACCTGTGGACAAGGCAATAGTTCTCATGGACTTATGGGTAAACTACACACATGGGAGTTTATTTAAACATGATTATACTAAACCACCCTAAACTAAAATCAGCTTCTTAACGAAAATGTTCATGCctttaaaactaaaataaaatggtATGTGGGTTTCAACTGTTTTTGTAGGTTTAACAAGTCTATAGTTTTAAAAAGGTAACAGCAGCACAAAGGCTAATGTTAAAGGGAGCTCAACGTCGTCAAGTACATCTAAGTGTATGGTAATGGATATAAGAACATGAACACACAGCGCTTGTTAGTTTGCTCTAACTGGCAGGGGAGAAACTCCCAAGTCGTCACTTTCTTGATCGGTTGCATCACTTTCTCCAGTAAAGAATACATCCAGTACATGTACTTGATCAGATAGGACATTTTTAAGTCTCAAAGTACACTTAGTAGTGTTCAGAATAAGCACCATGATGCATCATTAACATATTGCAAGCcaatgaaatatgaaacaaaGGGAACTGGTCCCCTTTGTTGAGAATGTGCACGTGAGTGAACATTTGTTGGCACTGGCTTGCTACTGAGCACATCTGTGTTACAGACTCACCTGATAGGTACGAATAAGAGACTGAACAGCCAAGTGATCCTCCACCAGCTTTTCGACATTGGGCTGTGTGCCTGTCTGGACCTGACTCAGCCCTGACAGAGTTTCTCCAACAGGAGGGGGGCTTTGGTAAGCCATGCCTGGAGGAGCTCCTGCATTGGCATTGCGGAAAAAGATATCCCAAGACTGTTGAGGAAGAAAAGTAACATCAGTGCTCTAAAAGCAATATGATTGAATGGTGtattaaaacagaaattaagaataatataataactCATAAACCTGTGTCAAAATGAATTCAGAAATATGAAATGCCCCAGCAATTCAAGCCTGATTGTGGACTGGTGCACTGTGTTTTTATATTCTGCCTTAGAGGCTGTGTCCCTGATAAACGTGTAGCTTAATTAATAACCGTTCCGTTTCACAAACATTATTAACAGTATTAACTTATGGGTCACTATTTAACACATTGTTGTTATTTCGCCCACCTTTCACAGCTACAAAGCCaaaccgctttttttttttttgcagcccaTCAGACATGAACCAGAAATGAAGGCATGTCTCTGATGGAAAAGAGGGTGGGTGTGGTATGCAGTCAAGATGTTAAAGTGAGTATTCAGGCTGTGACCTGGTGCTAAAGACGACAGCCCGATCTTAACTGGAAACTCTTGTTCTGCTTATATACAATGAAATGACCCAGAGGAGCTCTGAC contains:
- the ogdhb gene encoding 2-oxoglutarate dehydrogenase, mitochondrial isoform X5, whose translation is MHRLRTCAARLRPLTAARTGRGTSIQRTPVPAAAPRTFRHIRCYTAPVAAEPFLNGTSSNYVEEMYYAWLEDPKSVHKSWDIFFRNANAGAPPGMAYQSPPPVGETLSGLSQVQTGTQPNVEKLVEDHLAVQSLIRTYQIRGHHVAQLDPLGIMDADLDSYVPTDIITSSDKLGLYGLDESDLDRVFRLPTTTYIGGSETALALREIIRRLEAAYCQHIGVEFMFINNQEQCQWIRQKFEKPGLMQFTLEEKRTLLARMIRSTRFEDFLQRKWSSEKRFGLEGCESLIPALKTIIDKSSQSGVESVIMGMPHRGRLNVLANVIRKELEQIFCQFDSKLEAADEGSGDVKYHLGMYHRRINRVTDRNITLSLMANPSHLEAVDPVVQGKTKAEQFYCSDTEGNRVMSILLHGDAAFAGQGVVYETFHLSDLPSYTTHGTVHVVVNNQIGFTTDPRMARSSPYPTDVARVVNAPIFHVNADDPEAVMYVCNVAAEWRATFHKDVVVDLVCYRRNGHNEMDEPMFTQPLMYKQIKKQKGVLQKYAEKLIAEGVVSRKEYEEDIATYDKICEDAHARSKDEKILHIKHWLDSPWPGFFTLDGQPKSMSCPSTGLSEELLRHIGSVASSVPVENFTIHGDWPF